The Cyclopterus lumpus isolate fCycLum1 chromosome 18, fCycLum1.pri, whole genome shotgun sequence nucleotide sequence GGTGCTGGGGGCCTCGAGGACTCAGGGCCTCAAGGACTCAACAGCTTTTTACGATGTACATTTCTTCTTACTTTAACATGATGGGcgaaatatttagtttttgcaATTGTTTTGTTGACTTTAATGAAATGCATCCCCAGGCTGAAGgcatttaaaactttttttaaatgcacctgTCTTGTCTGGTATTGTCATCTCTGATCATACAGGTAGTTGTTTATGTACTTATATGTGCAACAACAAACAGGCGGGACCAGGCGGTGACCTCTGCGCTGGCTCTAAACATGAAGCTGAGCGATCGCTGCATGCAGTCGTACCTCGGCTGGTTCTTCCTCCATAGTGCTGAATGAGGAAGCCGATGGTGACGGTCTGCAGCATGAGGAACAGAACCTCGCCCCAGGCACTGAGGAAACCGCCACACTGTTACTCTATTTCTGACTTAACATATTGCACAAACATCAAAATACAGTGCAGTGGTTCGGTCGGTGGTTACAATAGCGGGACTGTAGAAGTCAGAGTGCTACATGTAAATCTCTACTTTGTGATTTGAATTTGGTCCCAACCTGAAGGGGAACTTGTTGGAGATACTGTAGACCATTGTTGCCGTGATGGCCAGCATCTCCAGCAGCACGGTGTTGAAGCTCAGGCCCTCAGCGCTCTTCGCTCCCATCAGCTTGAAGATCTGAGGCAGCTTCACTGtgaacaaggagggaggagacgtgAAGGAAACAGAGCAGGGACAACATTCAGGATCATTCAGATAATCGCAACGGAAGAACCCATGAAAATACTGAcagataaatacaaatacaagcGCACAGGCTGAATATTGGCCGTGTTTCCAGAGTTGTATTATTTTGTTAATAAGGGGCTTATTATGACAGAGTCTTTCTCTCGGAGAGTTGAATATGTTGCCTGCCAATATATAAACAAGTCATGATACTTTCTCATCTcgtcattttaataaataatatacaatattgttGAAGGCTTCAAATAGACCATACGATCGGTGGTGCATTTCAAGTTTAGACTCAAACATAATCCGTTGTCCAACTGGATTCTGAATCATACAGAGGCAAGCCGTTTACCCATCACTGATCCCAGGATGATGCCGATCCCCAGACCTTTGCTCAGGACAACCTTCAGACATGGTACTGCAAccaaatatgaagaagaaaaatgtaatgaatgtcacatacacacacacacagttcaagAAGCAATGCGATGAAGTAGTACATCCCAATTCAATGCATACTGACAGTACGTACTTTGTAAGGGTAGACGCAGTATGcactaaaagtaaaaagtatgCGATTTCATCTTTAGAATTATTCCGTAATTTGCtgtaatataatacattacagCAAATTACCTATGTTTCCGTTTCATTAGTATTATTGAAAGATACGCCCTATTTGCTCGCAGAGCGGAGCGACACACTGAGCTGACAGAGGTGTGACGTTACTAGCAGAAGGTGCAGTTTTCTCTGATATTTTCTTCACAGTGAATGCATGTCGTCAATATCTCAGGTCTGTTCCCAGTGCACATAAACCATACAGGCATAAACGTTTCTATATATTagtcacaaataaaaaagggttATGTCGTGTTTTATAGCGTAATTAATAGCGAATAACTAAATCTGTCAGCTGCCAACGTTACGACATCACAGCTGGTTTACGACGTTACTCTTTGAGCAATGCATCTCGCAGGTGTCTTTTCGGCCGCTGAGCGACTGAAAATCAACTAAAAACGAGCCACTTACCATCCAGGAAGTTGAAATTTAGAAAGAACTCGTCGTAACATGATTCTGGCATAAAATATGTCAGCAAAAGCCCTTTAAAGGGATCCATAAAGGCCGATCCCTCGACCAAAACATCTTCTTCCGCCATTGTGGAGATAGATGTAACGTTGCCGTTCAAATGTGCAACACTAAAGGAGCTCCGCCAGTTTGCATTACAATTACAATACAAAGGTTCCGCTGCAATTTACTCTAAAAATGTGCTTCCGGATTACTAGTTAGAAATTACTCTTAACAATGTACTGAGTAATGTAACTACTGCTGTATGTAATTACTTTATCAAAGAGATgtaatgtattatattgtattacttTTTGATTGCTCTTCTTACACATATTTTAAACTGGccaataaagacaataaaaacttcAGCATAAACCGGGCAGTGTAAACCTCAAAACATCACTCTTAAGTTTTTCAATGAAACATGAGTTAGGATTGGAAAAGAGCAACAACGTTATATTCATATAAGCTTTTTTTTATGGGTGATATAACCACTCAGCAATCAGCAACATTGTGATTAATAACTGTATTTTGATTACATTGTTTTCCTCAATACCTGTAATATACTACACGTATTATTCTTATAAATTATGTAACTTCGTTGAATGCAACCAGTAACTTACCAACACTGTTAACAAgcaaattgtattattattattattattattattttgaaaccAAAAACGATGAAACAAAAGTTTTGTTTCATCGTTATCggtttcaaaataataataataatattatgtcCGCTCTGTGATACAACGAGGACCTCTCCAGGTGTAGCCCTCGTAGTTTTAGCAAATGCATTTACATCTGAGAATGAACGGAAGGTGTGAAGgtgtttcttttaaacaaaatggATGAAAAAACAGTATTTGATCTCATTCTGATTTAATGTGCAGCCATTCACAAGTGATGAAATAAGGTTTAAAGTAGTTTGGTTATCCAACATTCTTATTTTACGATCAACTTCTACGATCTTGTCATTTGTTAAAGGAGGCTATGATTGAAGAGAACATGCATATCTTCATCATGTAATCCTACATTTTTCTGTCTTATACTGACATCTCTGCTGGTATGATTTTAAGGACTGTGTCTGCATCCAGGTGGCCAAACACGGGGACAACACCGCACCTGAAGGTATCAGAGAAAGTATAAATGTGAACCCTTCGATCGACATCGTAAAAAGACACCTGCCCCTCCCCCACGTCCACATACACCCCGATCAGTCGGGGCACGGCCGCCCTCTGCAGCTTGGTGGGCTCCTCGGTGCAGGCCCACAAACAGGAGGAGCTCTTCCACAGGGTCCAGTATCCTCTCCCCGGTGACATGTGGGACCTTCGCTTCCAGGGAGCAGACTCTGACATCACACCTATTCTCCAGCCACCGTTGGTGgacacctccacctcccagtaGTGTCTCCCCGCGGTGATGATGGCGTAGCCCAGCACGTAGGGCCACTCGGCCAAGGGTTCCTCCGAGGGGGCAGCGGAGCGCACCGCTGACTCCCGGACCTGCAGGCGGTCTGAGGACACAGCCAGCCGGGAAGAGCTGGTGCTGGCGTCCAACTGGACCGACACTGGGATTCAAACAGTACTGTTAGTGGGGACGGCGCTGGAAgtttgattattttctgttttgcaGTAACTCATAAGTTATGAAATAAAGATTACCTGAGGCACTCCGAATCCACTGCCACACTGAAAGACAATATTGTTTCATAAGTATGCAGCATTTAATGCTGCGTACTTAATGCATCCCTTaatgctttacaatctgtacatatacgacatctctgggacagggatgtcgtatatgattgtaaagccctctgaggaaaatttgtaatttgtgatattgggctatataaactgaattgaattgaattgtaaaaacagtatttatatgtat carries:
- the mpdu1b gene encoding mannose-P-dolichol utilization defect 1b, which gives rise to MAEEDVLVEGSAFMDPFKGLLLTYFMPESCYDEFFLNFNFLDVPCLKVVLSKGLGIGIILGSVMVKLPQIFKLMGAKSAEGLSFNTVLLEMLAITATMVYSISNKFPFSAWGEVLFLMLQTVTIGFLIQHYGGRTSRGLLFLVVYFGLLALLLSPVTPMSVVTSLQASTMPAIIVGRLIQAASNYRNGHTGQLSAVSVFLLFAGSLARIFTSLQETGDSLMALTFVIASTCNGVIALQVLYYWNSPPQHKKKRE